One genomic window of Sphingomonas sp. C3-2 includes the following:
- a CDS encoding Rieske 2Fe-2S domain-containing protein, which translates to MIDESASIAPGEIRQIQAFDQQWVMFRGESGKVGISDPFCPHLGAHLGEGGVVVGDSIRCPFHHWEYDTQGWCTKIPYAKVMPPIARKKPILRSLPIIERYGAIYAWYHPEGAEPMFELPEVPEFESDDYVTLPRGAWDIGTAIQEIGENAVDFAHLHYLHGAPIIPPGTARVEGNVFHFDIGNGYIVGENHGPGIAVVRHSQNGVTMTMFSSSLPIDRENTRTMMQFTYRNYEEGSVERKIAHKLYEHSIGETEDEDSAGFESVDLIVWNNKKYRPQPLLCDGDGPILLWRRWFSQYYVE; encoded by the coding sequence ATGATCGATGAGTCCGCGAGCATCGCGCCGGGTGAAATCCGGCAGATTCAGGCGTTCGACCAGCAATGGGTGATGTTCCGGGGGGAAAGCGGCAAGGTTGGCATCTCGGATCCCTTCTGCCCGCATCTGGGCGCGCATCTCGGCGAGGGCGGGGTGGTGGTCGGCGACAGCATTCGTTGCCCGTTCCACCACTGGGAATATGACACCCAAGGCTGGTGCACCAAGATCCCGTACGCAAAGGTGATGCCGCCGATCGCGCGCAAGAAGCCCATTCTCCGCTCGCTGCCGATCATTGAGCGTTATGGCGCGATCTACGCCTGGTATCACCCTGAGGGCGCCGAGCCGATGTTTGAGCTGCCCGAAGTGCCCGAATTTGAAAGCGACGATTATGTCACGCTGCCGCGCGGCGCCTGGGACATCGGAACCGCGATACAGGAAATCGGCGAAAATGCGGTCGACTTTGCGCATCTTCATTATCTGCACGGTGCGCCGATCATCCCGCCGGGCACCGCGCGCGTCGAAGGCAATGTCTTTCACTTCGACATCGGCAACGGATATATCGTCGGCGAAAACCATGGTCCCGGTATCGCTGTCGTGCGGCACAGCCAGAACGGCGTCACCATGACGATGTTCTCGAGCTCGCTGCCCATCGACCGCGAAAATACGCGCACCATGATGCAGTTCACCTATCGCAATTACGAGGAAGGCTCGGTTGAGCGCAAGATTGCGCACAAGCTGTACGAGCATTCGATCGGCGAAACTGAAGACGAGGATTCGGCGGGCTTTGAATCGGTCGATCTCATCGTCTGGAACAACAAGAAATATCGTCCGCAACCGCTGCTCTGCGACGGCGACGGCCCGATCTTGCTGTGGCGCCGCTGGTTCAGCCAATATTATGTGGAATAA
- a CDS encoding cytochrome P450, which produces MAAVLEKPRLAETSIPLVPGLPLLGNTLDMAKDPAAFFLRSYRAHGPVYRIHVFGRESIVIAGPEAATFMTTREGRDCLRSKEFWHGLIEEYGATETLTGLDGERHMRLRTLLRSGFSREAVEGHYEDLVEATDRALGRRWTPGAKIPVLEAMQYLVVEQLGMLLTGQAPLEYVKDIRFAILTILNVLVTKQRPRIMLKDPRYSRAHQRIRELGEAMIADFRTRLDDGTAPKNLITDIIQANRDGSDLMPDQNLILSVTGPYVAGLDTVANTLAACIYGILKHPDVLKRVQAEADELFSGKVIDEAAVRNMTAVNGAIMEAMRLWPIAVAQMRTATRDFEFAGHIIPENEMIYVGTSVPHFMEEFYPEPERYDIDRYQRPRGEHLQKGAYSPFGRGPHSCLGQGLAEIQMAIAMAQLFHRFELALPSPDYVLKTKTAPTPGPALSFSVRVVAERHPPYRGEGK; this is translated from the coding sequence ATGGCCGCTGTTCTGGAAAAACCGAGACTGGCCGAAACGAGCATCCCGCTGGTGCCCGGGCTCCCTTTGCTCGGCAACACGCTCGATATGGCCAAGGATCCGGCCGCATTCTTTCTGCGCTCCTACCGTGCGCATGGTCCGGTTTACCGTATTCATGTCTTTGGACGCGAAAGCATCGTGATTGCGGGGCCGGAGGCGGCCACCTTCATGACGACGCGCGAAGGACGCGATTGCCTGCGTTCGAAGGAATTCTGGCACGGCCTCATCGAGGAATATGGCGCGACCGAAACCCTGACCGGCCTTGATGGCGAGCGGCATATGCGGTTGCGCACGCTGTTGCGCAGCGGTTTCTCGCGCGAGGCGGTCGAAGGGCATTATGAGGATCTCGTCGAGGCGACTGACCGCGCCCTTGGCCGCCGGTGGACGCCGGGCGCAAAAATCCCCGTGCTCGAGGCGATGCAATATCTGGTGGTCGAGCAGCTCGGCATGCTCCTGACCGGGCAGGCGCCGCTCGAATATGTCAAAGATATCCGTTTCGCGATCCTTACCATCCTCAACGTGCTGGTGACCAAGCAGCGCCCGCGGATCATGCTGAAAGACCCGCGCTACAGCCGGGCGCATCAGCGCATTCGCGAACTTGGCGAAGCCATGATCGCGGATTTCCGGACGCGCCTTGATGATGGCACCGCGCCCAAGAACCTTATCACCGATATCATCCAGGCCAATCGTGATGGCTCGGATCTGATGCCCGATCAGAATCTCATCCTGTCGGTAACCGGTCCCTATGTGGCCGGGCTTGATACCGTCGCCAACACGCTCGCGGCCTGCATTTACGGAATCCTCAAACATCCTGACGTGCTCAAGCGCGTTCAGGCCGAAGCTGATGAACTCTTCTCAGGGAAGGTCATCGATGAGGCAGCTGTCCGCAACATGACGGCGGTGAATGGCGCGATCATGGAAGCGATGCGGCTCTGGCCGATCGCGGTTGCGCAAATGCGCACAGCCACGCGCGACTTCGAATTTGCCGGGCACATCATTCCGGAAAATGAGATGATCTATGTGGGCACCAGCGTCCCGCACTTCATGGAGGAATTCTACCCCGAGCCGGAGCGGTACGATATCGATCGCTATCAGCGGCCGCGCGGCGAGCATCTGCAGAAAGGGGCGTATTCGCCGTTCGGGCGGGGGCCGCATAGCTGCCTTGGCCAGGGGCTGGCCGAAATCCAGATGGCGATTGCGATGGCACAGCTTTTCCATCGGTTCGAACTGGCGCTGCCATCGCCCGATTATGTTCTCAAAACCAAGACCGCGCCCACACCCGGACCGGCACTGAGCTTCTCCGTGCGCGTCGTGGCCGAGCGGCATCCGCCATATCGAGGAGAGGGAAAATGA
- a CDS encoding aldehyde dehydrogenase family protein produces the protein MTDLATIYGQLRARAPQIARSTAAERIEKLRRLYQAVYDLRAEIGEASMREVAMDGRMMLLPLKEEIGFVCDRLAGWMEREHVEALPSMMGRQAYVHYEPKGVVLHLATWNAPVLISLSPVVSMIAAGNAVVLKPSEIAPHSAEMVVKVIERAGLTEDVAVVTGGPEVAQGLLALPFDHICYVGNNRIGRLVMEAAARNFAGVTLEMGGKNPAIVEADADIADAAAKLAFGRHLIAGQVCLAPDYVLVSNSVKDAFLDALQQKVREFYDPAGEGFTVSQDLSRIISVHHTRRIQSLIEDALEKGATLVMGGEVDVDARFVSPTILTDVTSDMAIYDEEVFGPVLVVQGFDTRENAVAEIARRPKPLGIYIFTADRASADWYIDHTRAGTSAVNNAVVQANIATLPFGGANHSGIGRLGGRAGFVEFSNPRGVVEDALDAKDSAPMFYPPFPKEAAMFVDQMLTP, from the coding sequence ATGACTGATCTAGCGACAATATACGGCCAGTTGCGCGCGCGGGCGCCGCAGATTGCCCGGTCCACTGCGGCCGAACGGATCGAAAAGCTTCGGCGGCTCTATCAGGCGGTCTATGATCTGCGCGCGGAAATTGGCGAAGCCAGCATGCGCGAAGTGGCGATGGACGGCCGGATGATGCTCCTTCCGCTCAAGGAAGAAATCGGCTTTGTCTGTGACCGCCTGGCGGGATGGATGGAGCGCGAGCATGTCGAGGCGCTGCCCAGCATGATGGGGCGCCAGGCCTATGTCCATTATGAGCCGAAGGGGGTCGTCCTGCATCTGGCGACCTGGAATGCGCCCGTGCTCATCAGCCTGTCGCCGGTCGTCAGCATGATCGCCGCCGGCAATGCTGTTGTGCTGAAGCCATCCGAAATCGCGCCTCATTCGGCCGAAATGGTGGTGAAGGTGATCGAACGGGCAGGGCTGACCGAGGATGTTGCCGTGGTCACTGGTGGTCCGGAGGTCGCACAGGGCCTGCTTGCGCTGCCCTTCGATCATATCTGTTATGTCGGCAATAATCGCATCGGGCGGCTTGTCATGGAGGCGGCTGCGCGCAACTTTGCCGGCGTAACGCTGGAAATGGGCGGCAAGAACCCCGCGATCGTCGAAGCGGACGCCGATATCGCCGATGCGGCGGCCAAGCTCGCCTTTGGCCGCCACCTCATTGCGGGACAGGTCTGCCTGGCGCCCGACTATGTGCTGGTCAGCAACAGCGTCAAGGACGCGTTCCTCGACGCGCTTCAGCAAAAGGTGCGGGAATTCTACGATCCCGCCGGCGAAGGTTTCACCGTGTCGCAGGATCTGTCACGGATCATCAGCGTGCATCATACCCGGCGTATCCAGAGCCTTATCGAGGATGCGCTCGAAAAGGGCGCGACGTTGGTGATGGGCGGCGAGGTGGATGTGGACGCCCGCTTTGTCTCGCCGACGATCCTGACCGATGTGACGTCGGACATGGCGATCTATGACGAAGAGGTGTTCGGGCCTGTGCTCGTTGTCCAGGGCTTCGACACGCGCGAGAACGCCGTTGCGGAAATCGCGCGGCGCCCGAAACCGCTCGGCATCTACATCTTCACCGCCGACCGGGCTTCGGCCGACTGGTATATCGATCATACGCGCGCAGGCACGAGCGCCGTGAACAACGCGGTGGTTCAGGCCAATATCGCGACGCTACCCTTTGGTGGCGCCAATCATAGCGGTATCGGTCGCCTCGGCGGCCGTGCCGGTTTCGTGGAATTCTCCAATCCGCGCGGCGTGGTTGAGGATGCGCTGGATGCCAAGGACAGCGCGCCGATGTTCTATCCACCCTTTCCCAAGGAGGCAGCAATGTTTGTGGATCAGATGCTGACGCCCTGA
- a CDS encoding SDR family NAD(P)-dependent oxidoreductase yields the protein MKEFRNKVAVITGGASGVGLALAHRLAREGANVVLADIEQEALDAAVEGLRATGAKAIGQKTDVVRREEVEALADRAFAEWGAVHMVFNNAGVGGGGGPTIWESPEKAFRWAMDVNYFGPLNGVLTFMPRLIAQGGEALIAATSSGAGIVFPPSSPAYSSSKAALIALWEVLAYQLQMAQSPIKAALLFPGPHVVDTGLFGSHRNLQSDYDDPLVREGTGINDIASFQAVMKMFLGREVDITNPADFAEEVFQSLLRDEFYILPLTDQTKAAVRKRYEDMLERRQPAIPDMM from the coding sequence ATGAAGGAGTTCCGGAATAAGGTCGCCGTAATCACGGGGGGCGCGAGTGGGGTTGGACTTGCCCTTGCACACCGTCTGGCGCGCGAAGGTGCCAATGTGGTGCTCGCGGATATCGAGCAGGAAGCGCTTGACGCTGCTGTCGAGGGCCTGCGTGCAACGGGTGCCAAGGCGATCGGTCAAAAGACCGACGTCGTGCGTCGCGAAGAAGTTGAGGCGCTGGCCGACCGGGCATTCGCGGAGTGGGGCGCCGTCCATATGGTCTTCAACAATGCCGGCGTTGGCGGCGGCGGCGGGCCGACCATCTGGGAAAGCCCGGAAAAGGCATTTCGCTGGGCGATGGACGTCAATTATTTCGGTCCGCTCAATGGGGTGCTGACGTTTATGCCGCGCCTGATCGCGCAAGGTGGCGAAGCGCTGATCGCGGCAACCTCGTCTGGTGCTGGCATTGTGTTTCCGCCAAGCTCGCCGGCTTATTCGTCCTCGAAGGCGGCACTGATCGCGCTTTGGGAAGTTCTCGCTTATCAGCTTCAGATGGCGCAATCGCCGATCAAGGCGGCGCTTCTTTTCCCGGGACCGCATGTGGTCGATACCGGGCTCTTCGGGTCGCACCGCAATCTTCAGTCCGATTATGACGATCCGCTCGTGCGCGAGGGCACGGGCATCAACGACATCGCCTCGTTCCAGGCTGTCATGAAGATGTTCCTCGGCCGGGAAGTCGACATCACCAATCCGGCCGATTTCGCCGAGGAGGTGTTCCAGTCGCTTCTCCGTGACGAGTTCTACATCCTGCCGCTGACCGATCAGACCAAGGCTGCTGTGCGCAAGCGCTATGAGGATATGCTCGAACGCCGCCAGCCCGCCATTCCCGACATGATGTGA
- a CDS encoding TetR/AcrR family transcriptional regulator: MNWLSKTPNGVGRPRSLERDAVIDAAVTLGLDRFSMKRVAEHLGVGIATLYQYVKNRDELLRLAIERQLETVDLPGDCEQHWSEYVIEYATSLKDALASEPHLILQVMDGGGGIERELAVTERFVEVLVARGFAIDEAVGVWRTIGAITLGAAIAICRDRAAEARSGSSARMLRQAFAHFEPDQLPLMRKGQKAYAKPVDLVGEMLLPIVESIGRRRGEVMPWDNGTAPRPTSPVEVKKTRKKQAARKAVALAGEGEEDEGVPE, from the coding sequence GTGAATTGGTTGTCGAAAACGCCGAACGGGGTGGGGCGTCCCAGAAGTCTCGAGCGGGATGCCGTCATTGATGCGGCTGTCACGCTGGGGCTCGACCGCTTCAGCATGAAGCGGGTGGCCGAACATCTGGGTGTCGGAATTGCGACGCTGTACCAATATGTGAAAAATCGGGACGAGTTGCTCAGGCTCGCAATTGAGCGGCAGCTGGAAACGGTGGATCTGCCTGGCGATTGCGAACAGCACTGGTCGGAATATGTGATCGAATACGCGACCAGCCTGAAGGATGCGCTGGCATCGGAGCCGCACCTAATTCTTCAGGTCATGGACGGGGGTGGCGGTATTGAGCGCGAGCTCGCCGTGACCGAGCGTTTTGTCGAGGTTCTTGTCGCGCGGGGGTTTGCGATCGACGAGGCGGTGGGCGTTTGGCGTACCATTGGGGCCATCACCTTGGGGGCGGCGATTGCGATTTGCCGTGATCGTGCGGCCGAGGCGCGTAGTGGATCGAGTGCACGGATGCTGCGTCAGGCATTTGCGCATTTCGAACCCGATCAGCTGCCGCTGATGCGCAAAGGCCAGAAGGCCTATGCCAAGCCGGTCGATCTGGTTGGGGAAATGTTGTTGCCGATCGTGGAATCCATTGGGCGCCGACGTGGGGAGGTGATGCCCTGGGACAATGGGACGGCACCGCGTCCGACCAGCCCCGTGGAAGTGAAGAAAACCCGTAAAAAACAGGCGGCGCGAAAGGCGGTCGCCTTAGCTGGAGAGGGCGAAGAAGATGAAGGAGTTCCGGAATAA
- a CDS encoding TetR/AcrR family transcriptional regulator: MFPLPRLTETRRRDRHQNLLEAARVIFQAKGYAAASISEIAKTAQVSDGLIYRYFSDKRAMLAAVLEDFLEGLIAQAESAVDEAEGFRAKLEAIIRTNLQVYAQDPEMCALFIREQRDASDYRGSPIHGLMRRYTELLSAVVRDGIAAGDVRPDLDVRLLRDFLFGGMEHLAWNALASGAGIAFENIAAQLTEMLTSGIAYTAPEKR; the protein is encoded by the coding sequence TTGTTCCCCTTGCCGCGACTGACCGAAACCCGCCGACGTGATCGCCATCAAAATCTCCTTGAGGCCGCGCGGGTGATTTTCCAGGCCAAGGGTTATGCGGCCGCGTCGATCAGCGAGATCGCAAAAACCGCGCAAGTCTCTGACGGGCTCATCTATCGCTATTTTTCCGATAAGCGTGCGATGCTCGCTGCGGTGCTGGAAGATTTTCTGGAAGGGCTGATCGCGCAGGCGGAAAGCGCGGTCGACGAAGCGGAGGGTTTCCGCGCCAAGCTTGAGGCCATTATTCGGACCAATTTGCAGGTTTATGCGCAGGATCCGGAAATGTGCGCCCTATTCATCCGGGAACAGCGCGATGCGAGCGACTATCGTGGCTCGCCGATACATGGGCTTATGCGGCGCTATACTGAGTTGTTGAGCGCCGTTGTCCGCGATGGCATCGCTGCGGGCGATGTTCGGCCCGATCTCGATGTTCGCTTGCTGCGAGACTTTCTCTTCGGTGGGATGGAGCATCTGGCCTGGAATGCGCTGGCATCCGGCGCAGGGATAGCTTTCGAAAATATCGCAGCGCAACTGACCGAAATGCTGACATCCGGTATCGCCTACACCGCTCCCGAGAAGCGCTGA
- a CDS encoding 2Fe-2S iron-sulfur cluster-binding protein, producing the protein MSQMTRINVIDRNGSPHTLESNGHATLMEVLRDEGLGTEGTCGGICACGTCHVYIRNTTTLPAADEDEQDMLAALSDVVAVTDASRLACQIRFDTLGDSLDVEVAPQL; encoded by the coding sequence ATGAGTCAGATGACACGAATTAATGTGATTGATCGCAACGGCAGCCCCCACACACTGGAAAGCAATGGGCACGCCACCCTTATGGAAGTGCTCCGTGATGAGGGACTCGGAACCGAAGGCACCTGCGGCGGAATCTGCGCGTGCGGCACGTGTCATGTCTATATTCGGAACACAACCACGCTGCCCGCTGCGGACGAGGATGAACAAGACATGCTCGCAGCGCTTTCCGATGTGGTTGCGGTGACCGATGCCTCCCGCCTGGCGTGCCAGATCCGGTTCGATACGCTCGGCGACAGTCTCGACGTCGAAGTCGCCCCCCAGCTTTGA
- a CDS encoding enoyl-CoA hydratase/isomerase family protein, giving the protein MTLHIVPSTALAEMVACDPCGERFGPMGPCSYLAVEVQGQISAHIEEWMKALPCPVIAIGGPPRQAWADLVLTVRDALSSIARNIEQAPFAAMILVQQLRLAEHLPLPDALICESLAYATAQRSPDFEAWKQSAPSLAPQPPIAAPLNVSRDRDRLNLTLNMPDRRNAIDIAMRDALCEALDLAILDTSIERITLNAAGRCFSTGGAVEEFGSVTDPATAHAIRMARLPARRLAKLRDRLCVHAQGATIGAGLEMGAFAARFTCSADAWFQLPELRYGLIPGAGGTVSISRRIGRHRTALLALSMRRISASDALAWGLVDAIIPEMEP; this is encoded by the coding sequence ATGACGCTTCATATCGTCCCATCGACTGCGCTCGCGGAAATGGTCGCGTGCGATCCATGCGGCGAGCGTTTTGGCCCCATGGGGCCCTGTTCTTACCTCGCGGTCGAGGTTCAGGGGCAGATCTCCGCGCATATCGAAGAATGGATGAAGGCCCTGCCCTGCCCGGTCATCGCAATCGGCGGGCCGCCCCGGCAGGCATGGGCAGATCTCGTCCTGACAGTTCGGGACGCGCTTTCTTCGATCGCCCGAAATATCGAACAGGCCCCCTTTGCAGCAATGATCCTTGTCCAGCAATTGCGGCTTGCCGAGCATCTGCCCTTGCCGGATGCGCTGATCTGCGAAAGCCTTGCATATGCCACCGCGCAGCGCAGCCCCGATTTCGAGGCATGGAAACAAAGCGCGCCATCGCTTGCTCCACAGCCGCCCATTGCTGCCCCGCTCAATGTTTCGCGGGATCGCGACAGGCTAAATCTTACGCTCAATATGCCGGACAGGCGCAACGCCATCGATATCGCCATGCGCGATGCTCTGTGCGAAGCGCTCGACCTCGCGATCCTCGACACCTCCATCGAGCGGATAACCCTCAATGCCGCCGGGCGCTGTTTCTCGACCGGTGGCGCGGTCGAGGAATTCGGATCGGTCACCGATCCCGCCACGGCACATGCGATCCGCATGGCGCGGCTCCCGGCGAGGCGCCTCGCAAAGCTCAGAGACCGGCTATGCGTCCACGCGCAGGGGGCAACCATCGGAGCTGGCCTTGAAATGGGCGCCTTTGCGGCCCGCTTCACCTGCAGCGCCGACGCCTGGTTCCAGCTTCCCGAACTGCGCTACGGGCTCATCCCCGGTGCGGGTGGAACGGTCAGCATTTCACGGCGAATCGGCCGCCACCGCACCGCGCTTCTGGCGCTATCGATGCGCCGGATATCCGCAAGCGACGCGCTCGCCTGGGGGCTTGTCGATGCAATCATCCCCGAAATGGAGCCATAA
- a CDS encoding 2-oxoacid:acceptor oxidoreductase subunit alpha codes for MATAARVSEYPQVEPPEENPCLIVRFAGDSGDGMQLTGGQFTLSTALAGNDLATFPDFPAEIRAPQGSTFGVSAFQINFGSTRVDTAGDQPDILVAMNPAALRTNIAELKPGGLIIADMGEFTTRNLTRAGYTASPLDDGSLAAWQVQTIDISQLTREAVKPWGLSNKDALRCKNMWTLGLCLWMFDRPRDPVIDRLKRKFGADSKLGGANIAAINAGHAFGETAELSAGLRQHHLPPAPSAPGIYRTITGAEAISLGLVAGAQMIDRPLFFGGYPITPASAILHNLARLQDFDVTTFQAEDEIAAICAALGASFAGNLGVTSSSGPGIALKTEALGLAVMTELPLVIINSQRGGPSTGLPTKTEQSDLYQAVYGRNGDTPLPVLAVRSPGDAFAVAIEACRIAVQFMTPVMLLTDGYIANASEPWRIPDTDALQPHPTPIAEAPGPDESMVLPYARNALNVRPWITPGMPGLAHRIGGIEKQNGTGNLDYSPANHQAMTDIRRAKVNAVACTIPDQEIDQGAAGGRLALVGWGSSYGPISQAVRRQRALGRDVNHIHIRHLWPMPQNLGALLKSYDRIIVPEMNTGQLKTLLRDQFLVDAAPLNKVCGQPFTIREIEAAIVEAHG; via the coding sequence ATGGCGACAGCCGCTAGAGTCAGCGAATATCCTCAGGTCGAACCACCTGAAGAAAATCCATGCCTGATCGTACGCTTTGCAGGCGACAGCGGTGATGGGATGCAACTGACCGGGGGACAGTTCACCCTGTCCACCGCGCTTGCCGGCAATGACCTTGCCACCTTCCCGGATTTTCCAGCCGAGATACGCGCGCCGCAGGGATCGACCTTCGGGGTTTCGGCATTCCAGATCAATTTCGGGTCGACGCGCGTCGATACGGCCGGGGACCAGCCCGACATCCTCGTGGCGATGAACCCGGCGGCGCTGCGCACCAATATCGCGGAACTGAAACCCGGCGGCCTCATCATCGCGGATATGGGCGAATTCACGACGCGCAACCTGACGCGGGCCGGCTATACGGCCTCCCCACTCGACGACGGCAGCCTTGCCGCGTGGCAGGTGCAGACGATCGACATCAGTCAGTTGACACGCGAAGCGGTCAAGCCCTGGGGCTTGAGCAACAAGGATGCCTTGCGCTGCAAGAATATGTGGACGCTTGGTCTTTGCCTGTGGATGTTCGATCGCCCCCGTGACCCCGTCATCGATCGCTTGAAACGCAAATTCGGCGCGGATTCCAAACTTGGCGGAGCCAATATCGCCGCGATCAATGCGGGTCACGCCTTTGGCGAGACGGCCGAACTGAGTGCAGGGTTGCGGCAGCACCACCTGCCCCCCGCGCCGAGCGCGCCGGGGATCTACCGAACCATCACCGGCGCCGAGGCGATATCGCTTGGCCTTGTTGCCGGGGCGCAGATGATCGATCGCCCCTTGTTCTTTGGCGGCTATCCGATCACGCCGGCTTCGGCGATCCTCCACAATCTCGCCCGGCTGCAGGATTTCGACGTCACCACATTCCAGGCCGAAGACGAGATTGCAGCGATTTGCGCGGCGCTTGGGGCATCCTTTGCCGGCAATCTGGGTGTCACCTCCTCATCGGGCCCCGGAATCGCGCTCAAGACCGAGGCACTGGGCCTTGCGGTGATGACCGAGCTTCCGCTCGTCATCATCAATTCGCAGCGTGGCGGGCCGTCGACGGGGCTGCCAACCAAGACCGAACAGTCCGATCTCTATCAGGCCGTCTATGGCCGCAATGGCGATACACCGCTCCCGGTCCTTGCCGTGCGCTCGCCCGGCGACGCCTTTGCGGTCGCGATCGAGGCCTGTCGTATCGCCGTGCAGTTCATGACGCCGGTGATGCTCCTGACCGATGGCTATATCGCCAATGCGTCCGAGCCCTGGCGGATTCCGGATACAGACGCCCTGCAACCGCACCCCACCCCGATTGCTGAAGCGCCCGGGCCAGACGAAAGCATGGTCCTGCCCTATGCGCGTAATGCGCTCAACGTACGACCCTGGATCACGCCGGGCATGCCGGGCCTTGCGCACCGGATCGGCGGGATCGAGAAGCAAAATGGAACGGGCAATCTCGACTATAGCCCGGCAAACCATCAGGCGATGACCGACATTCGCCGCGCCAAGGTCAACGCGGTCGCATGCACAATACCCGATCAGGAGATCGATCAGGGAGCAGCGGGCGGACGGCTGGCATTGGTCGGATGGGGATCAAGCTATGGCCCCATCTCGCAGGCCGTGCGCCGACAGCGCGCGCTGGGGCGTGACGTCAACCATATCCATATCCGCCACCTCTGGCCAATGCCCCAAAATCTGGGCGCACTGCTCAAGAGCTATGACCGGATCATCGTTCCCGAAATGAACACCGGCCAGTTGAAGACGCTGCTCCGGGATCAGTTCCTTGTCGACGCGGCACCGCTCAACAAGGTCTGCGGGCAACCCTTCACGATCCGGGAGATCGAGGCGGCTATCGTCGAAGCCCATGGCTGA
- a CDS encoding 2-oxoacid:ferredoxin oxidoreductase subunit beta: MTEKKTYDAADYASDQEVRWCPGCGDYAILKAVQRSLAQLQADPDQTVFVSGIGCSSRLPYYMSTYGFHTIHGRAPAVATGIKLANPALDLWIVTGDGDGLSIGGNHLFHILRRNVDCQLLLLNNEIYGLTKGQYSPTSRVGARTPSTPFGSLDRPANPCSFVLGAGGRFIARSFDTHKGLSDLLVRARQSTGTSFVEIYQNCIVYNADAFAPFTDKATAAERQIWLEHGHPMLFADGSKGLKASSNGRGLEIVSLADGNWQDAGVLIHDETDRILAQMLVDMPFPDFPIALGILYHDPAPSFDSIAARSAPPRRAGTAELAKLLANAQTWSVNA; encoded by the coding sequence ATGACCGAGAAAAAAACTTATGATGCAGCGGATTATGCCAGCGATCAGGAAGTGCGCTGGTGCCCCGGCTGCGGCGACTATGCCATCCTCAAGGCCGTTCAGCGCAGTCTGGCGCAGTTGCAGGCCGATCCCGACCAGACGGTGTTCGTAAGCGGTATCGGCTGCTCGAGCCGGCTACCTTATTATATGTCGACCTATGGTTTCCACACGATTCACGGCCGCGCGCCGGCGGTCGCCACCGGGATCAAGCTCGCCAACCCCGCGCTCGATCTCTGGATCGTGACGGGCGATGGCGACGGGTTGTCGATCGGCGGAAACCACCTGTTTCATATCCTCAGACGCAACGTCGATTGCCAACTGCTCCTGCTCAACAACGAGATTTACGGGCTCACCAAGGGCCAATATTCGCCGACCTCGCGCGTCGGCGCGCGGACGCCCTCGACGCCCTTTGGCTCGCTGGACCGGCCCGCCAACCCATGCAGCTTCGTCCTCGGCGCAGGCGGCCGCTTCATTGCGCGATCGTTCGACACTCATAAGGGCCTGTCCGATCTGCTGGTGCGCGCGCGCCAGAGCACGGGGACATCCTTTGTCGAGATTTATCAGAACTGCATCGTCTATAACGCCGATGCCTTTGCGCCCTTCACCGACAAAGCCACTGCTGCCGAACGCCAGATTTGGCTCGAACATGGGCACCCCATGCTCTTTGCAGACGGCAGCAAGGGGTTGAAGGCTTCCTCAAACGGCCGCGGCCTCGAAATCGTCTCGCTTGCCGACGGAAACTGGCAGGATGCGGGTGTCCTCATCCATGATGAAACCGACCGCATCCTGGCCCAGATGCTCGTCGACATGCCCTTTCCCGATTTCCCGATCGCGCTCGGGATTCTCTACCACGATCCGGCGCCCAGCTTCGACAGCATCGCGGCGCGCAGCGCGCCTCCGCGCCGCGCCGGCACGGCCGAACTCGCGAAGCTGCTAGCCAACGCCCAAACCTGGTCGGTCAACGCCTGA
- the fdxA gene encoding ferredoxin FdxA, producing the protein MTYVVTDACIKCKYMDCVEVCPVDCFYEGENMVVIDPSQCIDCGVCEPECPASAILPDSEPGLDQWLALNAAWADKWPNVTVKRAPADDADKFQGETGKFEKYFSPEPGKGD; encoded by the coding sequence ATGACCTATGTCGTTACGGACGCCTGCATCAAATGCAAATATATGGACTGCGTCGAGGTTTGCCCCGTCGACTGCTTCTATGAAGGCGAGAATATGGTGGTAATCGACCCGAGCCAGTGCATCGATTGCGGCGTGTGCGAACCCGAATGCCCCGCCTCCGCCATTCTACCTGACAGTGAACCGGGCCTAGACCAGTGGCTCGCGCTCAACGCCGCCTGGGCCGACAAATGGCCCAATGTAACGGTCAAGCGAGCGCCCGCTGATGATGCGGACAAGTTTCAGGGAGAAACGGGCAAGTTCGAGAAATATTTCTCTCCCGAGCCCGGCAAAGGCGATTGA